One Festucalex cinctus isolate MCC-2025b chromosome 1, RoL_Fcin_1.0, whole genome shotgun sequence genomic region harbors:
- the LOC144017003 gene encoding dynein, cytoplasmic 1, intermediate chain 2a-like isoform X4, translating into MSDKSELKAELERKKQRIAQIREEKKRKEEEKKKKDGDSKRSVEAGSEDSDLEKKRKEAEALLQSVGITPDIQHVPAPMSPSNKSVASDAGSQDSGDGNAGPRRGAVRLTMSKVTQVDIVPKEMVSYSKETQTPTEAHTDQKADEDEDDEISAPPPTEEAQEEKEDQGDQHEEDTPKELTEEEKLQVLHSEDFLAFFERGSRIVERALSEQVDVCFDYSGRDLEDKEGDLQAGAKLVLNRQFADERWTKNRVVTCLDWSPQYPELLVASYNNNEDSPHEPDGVALVWNMKYKKSTPEYIFHCQSEVMSAGFAKFHPNLVVGGTYSGQIVLWDNRSNKRTPVQRTPLSAAAHTHPVYCVNVVGTQNANNLISISTDGKMCSWSLDMLSQPQDSLELVFKQSKAVAVTSMAFPLGDVNNFIVGSEDGSVYTACRHGSKAGITEVFEGHHGPVTGLSCHMAAGPVDFSHLFISSSFDWTVKLWSTKSTRPLYSFEDSCDYVYDAMWSPTHPALFACVDLAGRLDLWNLNNDTEVPTASVYVEGAPALNRVRWAHSGKEIATGDSEGQVQVYDVGEQICVPKADEWTRFVRTLADINENRDEAEELANV; encoded by the exons ATGTCTGACAAGAGCGAGCTGAAGGCCGAGCTCGAGAGGAAGAAACAGCGCATCGCCCAGATTCGAGAGgagaagaagagaaaagaagaggagaagaagaagaaggat GGAGACTCAAAGCGTTCCGTGGAGGCGGGTTCCGAAGACTCCGACCtggagaagaagaggaaggaggCCGAAGCTTTGCTGCAGAGTGTTGGCATCACCCCTGACATACAACACG TCCCCGCCCCCATGTCTCCTTCCAACAAATCAGTGGCCAGTGACGCAGGAAGCCAGGATTCCGGCGATGGAAACGCAGGACCGAG GCGTGGGGCTGTGAGGCTCACCATGTCCAAAGTCACCCAAGTGGACATTGTCCCCAAAGAAATGGTGTCCTACTCCAAAGAAACCCAGACACCCACTGAAGCTCACACAGATCAAAAAGCAG atgaggatgaggatgatgagaTCAGTGCGCCCCCACCAACAGAGGAGGCTCAGGAGGAGAAGGAAGACCAGGGTGATCAACATGAGGAAG ACACCCCTAAAGAGCTGACAGAAGAAGAGAAGCTGCAGGTGCTGCACTCCGAGGACTTCCTGGCCTTTTTCGAACGAGGCAGCAGGATTGTGGAGCGGGCGCTGTCCGAGCAGGTGGACGTCTGCTTTGACTACAGCGGGCGAGATCTGGAGGACAAGGAGGG GGACCTGCAGGCGGGCGCCAAGCTGGTTCTCAACAGACAGTTTGCCGATGAACGCTGGACCAAAAACAGAGTGGTCACCTGTCTGGACTGGTCTCCTCAG TACCCCGAGCTGCTTGTGGCCTCCTACAACAACAATGAGGACTCTCCTCATGAGCCTGATGGAGTCGCACTGGTCTGGAACATGAAATACAAGAAGAGCACGCCGGAGTACATCTTCCACTGCCAG TCTGAGGTGATGTCAGCCGGCTTTGCCAAGTTTCACCCCAACCTGGTTGTTGGCGGCACCTACTCGGGCCAGATTGTCTTGTGGGACAACCGCAGCAACAAGCGAACCCCCGTCCAGAGAACCCCGCTGTCTGCCGCCGCGCACACC CATCCGGTTTACTGCGTGAACGTGGTGGGAACGCAGAACGCCAACAACTTGATCAGCATCTCCACAGACGGCAAGATGTGCTCGTGGAGTCTGGACATGTTGTCCCAGCCGCAG GACAGTCTGGAGCTGGTGTTCAAGCAGAGCAAGGCAGTGGCTGTCACTTCCATGGCCTTCCCGCTAGGTGACGTCAACAACTTTATAGTGGGCAGCGAGGATGGTTCCGTCTATACCGCCTGTCGCCATGGAAG CAAAGCGGGCATCACGGAGGTGTTCGAGGGCCACCACGGGCCAGTGACGGGCTTGAGCTGTCACATGGCGGCGGGACCCGTCGACTTCTCGCATCTCTTCATCTCCTCCTCTTTCGACTGGACCGTCAAACTGTGGAGCACCAAG AGCACCCGGCCGCTTTACTCCTTCGAGGATAGTTGCGATTACGTGTACGACGCCATGTGGTCACCGACGCACCCCGCGCTCTTCGCTTGCGTGGACCTCGCCGGTCGTCTGGACTTGTGGAACCTCAACAATGACACAGAG GTTCCCACCGCCAGCGTGTACGTGGAAGGAGCTCCAGCGCTGAACCGCGTGCGATGGGCTCACTCGGGGAAAGAAATCGCCACCGGAGACTCTGAGGGCCAAGTGCAGGTGTACGACGTGGGCGAG CAAATCTGCGTGCCCAAAGCCGACGAGTGGACGCGCTTCGTCAGGACTCTGGCCGACATCAACGAGAACAGAGACGAAGCCGAGGAGCTCGCCAACGTTTGA
- the LOC144017003 gene encoding dynein, cytoplasmic 1, intermediate chain 2a-like isoform X2: MSDKSELKAELERKKQRIAQIREEKKRKEEEKKKKDGDSKRSVEAGSEDSDLEKKRKEAEALLQSVGITPDIQHVPAPMSPSNKSVASDAGSQDSGDGNAGPRTLHWDPDPSTLQLHSDSELMGRGAVRLTMSKVTQVDIVPKEMVSYSKETQTPTEAHTDQKADEDEDDEISAPPPTEEAQEEKEDQGDQHEEDTPKELTEEEKLQVLHSEDFLAFFERGSRIVERALSEQVDVCFDYSGRDLEDKEGDLQAGAKLVLNRQFADERWTKNRVVTCLDWSPQYPELLVASYNNNEDSPHEPDGVALVWNMKYKKSTPEYIFHCQSEVMSAGFAKFHPNLVVGGTYSGQIVLWDNRSNKRTPVQRTPLSAAAHTHPVYCVNVVGTQNANNLISISTDGKMCSWSLDMLSQPQDSLELVFKQSKAVAVTSMAFPLGDVNNFIVGSEDGSVYTACRHGSKAGITEVFEGHHGPVTGLSCHMAAGPVDFSHLFISSSFDWTVKLWSTKSTRPLYSFEDSCDYVYDAMWSPTHPALFACVDLAGRLDLWNLNNDTEVPTASVYVEGAPALNRVRWAHSGKEIATGDSEGQVQVYDVGEQICVPKADEWTRFVRTLADINENRDEAEELANV; the protein is encoded by the exons ATGTCTGACAAGAGCGAGCTGAAGGCCGAGCTCGAGAGGAAGAAACAGCGCATCGCCCAGATTCGAGAGgagaagaagagaaaagaagaggagaagaagaagaaggat GGAGACTCAAAGCGTTCCGTGGAGGCGGGTTCCGAAGACTCCGACCtggagaagaagaggaaggaggCCGAAGCTTTGCTGCAGAGTGTTGGCATCACCCCTGACATACAACACG TCCCCGCCCCCATGTCTCCTTCCAACAAATCAGTGGCCAGTGACGCAGGAAGCCAGGATTCCGGCGATGGAAACGCAGGACCGAG GACATTGCATTGGGATCCCGACCCCTCTACTCTGCAACTCCACTCCGACTCTGAGCTGATGGG GCGTGGGGCTGTGAGGCTCACCATGTCCAAAGTCACCCAAGTGGACATTGTCCCCAAAGAAATGGTGTCCTACTCCAAAGAAACCCAGACACCCACTGAAGCTCACACAGATCAAAAAGCAG atgaggatgaggatgatgagaTCAGTGCGCCCCCACCAACAGAGGAGGCTCAGGAGGAGAAGGAAGACCAGGGTGATCAACATGAGGAAG ACACCCCTAAAGAGCTGACAGAAGAAGAGAAGCTGCAGGTGCTGCACTCCGAGGACTTCCTGGCCTTTTTCGAACGAGGCAGCAGGATTGTGGAGCGGGCGCTGTCCGAGCAGGTGGACGTCTGCTTTGACTACAGCGGGCGAGATCTGGAGGACAAGGAGGG GGACCTGCAGGCGGGCGCCAAGCTGGTTCTCAACAGACAGTTTGCCGATGAACGCTGGACCAAAAACAGAGTGGTCACCTGTCTGGACTGGTCTCCTCAG TACCCCGAGCTGCTTGTGGCCTCCTACAACAACAATGAGGACTCTCCTCATGAGCCTGATGGAGTCGCACTGGTCTGGAACATGAAATACAAGAAGAGCACGCCGGAGTACATCTTCCACTGCCAG TCTGAGGTGATGTCAGCCGGCTTTGCCAAGTTTCACCCCAACCTGGTTGTTGGCGGCACCTACTCGGGCCAGATTGTCTTGTGGGACAACCGCAGCAACAAGCGAACCCCCGTCCAGAGAACCCCGCTGTCTGCCGCCGCGCACACC CATCCGGTTTACTGCGTGAACGTGGTGGGAACGCAGAACGCCAACAACTTGATCAGCATCTCCACAGACGGCAAGATGTGCTCGTGGAGTCTGGACATGTTGTCCCAGCCGCAG GACAGTCTGGAGCTGGTGTTCAAGCAGAGCAAGGCAGTGGCTGTCACTTCCATGGCCTTCCCGCTAGGTGACGTCAACAACTTTATAGTGGGCAGCGAGGATGGTTCCGTCTATACCGCCTGTCGCCATGGAAG CAAAGCGGGCATCACGGAGGTGTTCGAGGGCCACCACGGGCCAGTGACGGGCTTGAGCTGTCACATGGCGGCGGGACCCGTCGACTTCTCGCATCTCTTCATCTCCTCCTCTTTCGACTGGACCGTCAAACTGTGGAGCACCAAG AGCACCCGGCCGCTTTACTCCTTCGAGGATAGTTGCGATTACGTGTACGACGCCATGTGGTCACCGACGCACCCCGCGCTCTTCGCTTGCGTGGACCTCGCCGGTCGTCTGGACTTGTGGAACCTCAACAATGACACAGAG GTTCCCACCGCCAGCGTGTACGTGGAAGGAGCTCCAGCGCTGAACCGCGTGCGATGGGCTCACTCGGGGAAAGAAATCGCCACCGGAGACTCTGAGGGCCAAGTGCAGGTGTACGACGTGGGCGAG CAAATCTGCGTGCCCAAAGCCGACGAGTGGACGCGCTTCGTCAGGACTCTGGCCGACATCAACGAGAACAGAGACGAAGCCGAGGAGCTCGCCAACGTTTGA
- the LOC144017003 gene encoding dynein, cytoplasmic 1, intermediate chain 2a-like isoform X1 — protein MSDKSELKAELERKKQRIAQIREEKKRKEEEKKKKDGDSKRSVEAGSEDSDLEKKRKEAEALLQSVGITPDIQHATAQPLRVVTEDTCLFHYLVPAPMSPSNKSVASDAGSQDSGDGNAGPRTLHWDPDPSTLQLHSDSELMGRGAVRLTMSKVTQVDIVPKEMVSYSKETQTPTEAHTDQKADEDEDDEISAPPPTEEAQEEKEDQGDQHEEDTPKELTEEEKLQVLHSEDFLAFFERGSRIVERALSEQVDVCFDYSGRDLEDKEGDLQAGAKLVLNRQFADERWTKNRVVTCLDWSPQYPELLVASYNNNEDSPHEPDGVALVWNMKYKKSTPEYIFHCQSEVMSAGFAKFHPNLVVGGTYSGQIVLWDNRSNKRTPVQRTPLSAAAHTHPVYCVNVVGTQNANNLISISTDGKMCSWSLDMLSQPQDSLELVFKQSKAVAVTSMAFPLGDVNNFIVGSEDGSVYTACRHGSKAGITEVFEGHHGPVTGLSCHMAAGPVDFSHLFISSSFDWTVKLWSTKSTRPLYSFEDSCDYVYDAMWSPTHPALFACVDLAGRLDLWNLNNDTEVPTASVYVEGAPALNRVRWAHSGKEIATGDSEGQVQVYDVGEQICVPKADEWTRFVRTLADINENRDEAEELANV, from the exons ATGTCTGACAAGAGCGAGCTGAAGGCCGAGCTCGAGAGGAAGAAACAGCGCATCGCCCAGATTCGAGAGgagaagaagagaaaagaagaggagaagaagaagaaggat GGAGACTCAAAGCGTTCCGTGGAGGCGGGTTCCGAAGACTCCGACCtggagaagaagaggaaggaggCCGAAGCTTTGCTGCAGAGTGTTGGCATCACCCCTGACATACAACACG CCACAGCTCAGCCCCTGAGGGTAGTAACAGAGGATACCTGTCTATTTCACTACCTAGTCCCCGCCCCCATGTCTCCTTCCAACAAATCAGTGGCCAGTGACGCAGGAAGCCAGGATTCCGGCGATGGAAACGCAGGACCGAG GACATTGCATTGGGATCCCGACCCCTCTACTCTGCAACTCCACTCCGACTCTGAGCTGATGGG GCGTGGGGCTGTGAGGCTCACCATGTCCAAAGTCACCCAAGTGGACATTGTCCCCAAAGAAATGGTGTCCTACTCCAAAGAAACCCAGACACCCACTGAAGCTCACACAGATCAAAAAGCAG atgaggatgaggatgatgagaTCAGTGCGCCCCCACCAACAGAGGAGGCTCAGGAGGAGAAGGAAGACCAGGGTGATCAACATGAGGAAG ACACCCCTAAAGAGCTGACAGAAGAAGAGAAGCTGCAGGTGCTGCACTCCGAGGACTTCCTGGCCTTTTTCGAACGAGGCAGCAGGATTGTGGAGCGGGCGCTGTCCGAGCAGGTGGACGTCTGCTTTGACTACAGCGGGCGAGATCTGGAGGACAAGGAGGG GGACCTGCAGGCGGGCGCCAAGCTGGTTCTCAACAGACAGTTTGCCGATGAACGCTGGACCAAAAACAGAGTGGTCACCTGTCTGGACTGGTCTCCTCAG TACCCCGAGCTGCTTGTGGCCTCCTACAACAACAATGAGGACTCTCCTCATGAGCCTGATGGAGTCGCACTGGTCTGGAACATGAAATACAAGAAGAGCACGCCGGAGTACATCTTCCACTGCCAG TCTGAGGTGATGTCAGCCGGCTTTGCCAAGTTTCACCCCAACCTGGTTGTTGGCGGCACCTACTCGGGCCAGATTGTCTTGTGGGACAACCGCAGCAACAAGCGAACCCCCGTCCAGAGAACCCCGCTGTCTGCCGCCGCGCACACC CATCCGGTTTACTGCGTGAACGTGGTGGGAACGCAGAACGCCAACAACTTGATCAGCATCTCCACAGACGGCAAGATGTGCTCGTGGAGTCTGGACATGTTGTCCCAGCCGCAG GACAGTCTGGAGCTGGTGTTCAAGCAGAGCAAGGCAGTGGCTGTCACTTCCATGGCCTTCCCGCTAGGTGACGTCAACAACTTTATAGTGGGCAGCGAGGATGGTTCCGTCTATACCGCCTGTCGCCATGGAAG CAAAGCGGGCATCACGGAGGTGTTCGAGGGCCACCACGGGCCAGTGACGGGCTTGAGCTGTCACATGGCGGCGGGACCCGTCGACTTCTCGCATCTCTTCATCTCCTCCTCTTTCGACTGGACCGTCAAACTGTGGAGCACCAAG AGCACCCGGCCGCTTTACTCCTTCGAGGATAGTTGCGATTACGTGTACGACGCCATGTGGTCACCGACGCACCCCGCGCTCTTCGCTTGCGTGGACCTCGCCGGTCGTCTGGACTTGTGGAACCTCAACAATGACACAGAG GTTCCCACCGCCAGCGTGTACGTGGAAGGAGCTCCAGCGCTGAACCGCGTGCGATGGGCTCACTCGGGGAAAGAAATCGCCACCGGAGACTCTGAGGGCCAAGTGCAGGTGTACGACGTGGGCGAG CAAATCTGCGTGCCCAAAGCCGACGAGTGGACGCGCTTCGTCAGGACTCTGGCCGACATCAACGAGAACAGAGACGAAGCCGAGGAGCTCGCCAACGTTTGA
- the LOC144017003 gene encoding cytoplasmic dynein 1 intermediate chain 2-like isoform X3, with translation MSDKSELKAELERKKQRIAQIREEKKRKEEEKKKKDGDSKRSVEAGSEDSDLEKKRKEAEALLQSVGITPDIQHATAQPLRVVTEDTCLFHYLVPAPMSPSNKSVASDAGSQDSGDGNAGPRRGAVRLTMSKVTQVDIVPKEMVSYSKETQTPTEAHTDQKADEDEDDEISAPPPTEEAQEEKEDQGDQHEEDTPKELTEEEKLQVLHSEDFLAFFERGSRIVERALSEQVDVCFDYSGRDLEDKEGDLQAGAKLVLNRQFADERWTKNRVVTCLDWSPQYPELLVASYNNNEDSPHEPDGVALVWNMKYKKSTPEYIFHCQSEVMSAGFAKFHPNLVVGGTYSGQIVLWDNRSNKRTPVQRTPLSAAAHTHPVYCVNVVGTQNANNLISISTDGKMCSWSLDMLSQPQDSLELVFKQSKAVAVTSMAFPLGDVNNFIVGSEDGSVYTACRHGSKAGITEVFEGHHGPVTGLSCHMAAGPVDFSHLFISSSFDWTVKLWSTKSTRPLYSFEDSCDYVYDAMWSPTHPALFACVDLAGRLDLWNLNNDTEVPTASVYVEGAPALNRVRWAHSGKEIATGDSEGQVQVYDVGEQICVPKADEWTRFVRTLADINENRDEAEELANV, from the exons ATGTCTGACAAGAGCGAGCTGAAGGCCGAGCTCGAGAGGAAGAAACAGCGCATCGCCCAGATTCGAGAGgagaagaagagaaaagaagaggagaagaagaagaaggat GGAGACTCAAAGCGTTCCGTGGAGGCGGGTTCCGAAGACTCCGACCtggagaagaagaggaaggaggCCGAAGCTTTGCTGCAGAGTGTTGGCATCACCCCTGACATACAACACG CCACAGCTCAGCCCCTGAGGGTAGTAACAGAGGATACCTGTCTATTTCACTACCTAGTCCCCGCCCCCATGTCTCCTTCCAACAAATCAGTGGCCAGTGACGCAGGAAGCCAGGATTCCGGCGATGGAAACGCAGGACCGAG GCGTGGGGCTGTGAGGCTCACCATGTCCAAAGTCACCCAAGTGGACATTGTCCCCAAAGAAATGGTGTCCTACTCCAAAGAAACCCAGACACCCACTGAAGCTCACACAGATCAAAAAGCAG atgaggatgaggatgatgagaTCAGTGCGCCCCCACCAACAGAGGAGGCTCAGGAGGAGAAGGAAGACCAGGGTGATCAACATGAGGAAG ACACCCCTAAAGAGCTGACAGAAGAAGAGAAGCTGCAGGTGCTGCACTCCGAGGACTTCCTGGCCTTTTTCGAACGAGGCAGCAGGATTGTGGAGCGGGCGCTGTCCGAGCAGGTGGACGTCTGCTTTGACTACAGCGGGCGAGATCTGGAGGACAAGGAGGG GGACCTGCAGGCGGGCGCCAAGCTGGTTCTCAACAGACAGTTTGCCGATGAACGCTGGACCAAAAACAGAGTGGTCACCTGTCTGGACTGGTCTCCTCAG TACCCCGAGCTGCTTGTGGCCTCCTACAACAACAATGAGGACTCTCCTCATGAGCCTGATGGAGTCGCACTGGTCTGGAACATGAAATACAAGAAGAGCACGCCGGAGTACATCTTCCACTGCCAG TCTGAGGTGATGTCAGCCGGCTTTGCCAAGTTTCACCCCAACCTGGTTGTTGGCGGCACCTACTCGGGCCAGATTGTCTTGTGGGACAACCGCAGCAACAAGCGAACCCCCGTCCAGAGAACCCCGCTGTCTGCCGCCGCGCACACC CATCCGGTTTACTGCGTGAACGTGGTGGGAACGCAGAACGCCAACAACTTGATCAGCATCTCCACAGACGGCAAGATGTGCTCGTGGAGTCTGGACATGTTGTCCCAGCCGCAG GACAGTCTGGAGCTGGTGTTCAAGCAGAGCAAGGCAGTGGCTGTCACTTCCATGGCCTTCCCGCTAGGTGACGTCAACAACTTTATAGTGGGCAGCGAGGATGGTTCCGTCTATACCGCCTGTCGCCATGGAAG CAAAGCGGGCATCACGGAGGTGTTCGAGGGCCACCACGGGCCAGTGACGGGCTTGAGCTGTCACATGGCGGCGGGACCCGTCGACTTCTCGCATCTCTTCATCTCCTCCTCTTTCGACTGGACCGTCAAACTGTGGAGCACCAAG AGCACCCGGCCGCTTTACTCCTTCGAGGATAGTTGCGATTACGTGTACGACGCCATGTGGTCACCGACGCACCCCGCGCTCTTCGCTTGCGTGGACCTCGCCGGTCGTCTGGACTTGTGGAACCTCAACAATGACACAGAG GTTCCCACCGCCAGCGTGTACGTGGAAGGAGCTCCAGCGCTGAACCGCGTGCGATGGGCTCACTCGGGGAAAGAAATCGCCACCGGAGACTCTGAGGGCCAAGTGCAGGTGTACGACGTGGGCGAG CAAATCTGCGTGCCCAAAGCCGACGAGTGGACGCGCTTCGTCAGGACTCTGGCCGACATCAACGAGAACAGAGACGAAGCCGAGGAGCTCGCCAACGTTTGA